TACAGATAATGTAAAACAGTTCAAAGCTATATAAACTGGACAACCTATTAATGTACAACAAAATAGCTGGTGCAGTACTAATTTTCTGCTAAAGTATATTAGTTTTAAACACTAAAGTGTATTTATAAAGTGCACTACAGAAATCCAGTGGCAGAAAATCCGTATTGTGCCAACTGTTTTCGGAGTCTGAATGCCACCCTAGGCCGAACAATGTGTATTGCTCCGTTTTGCAAAGCTAGTCTATTACCAACTGCAGGCAGCACATTCTGGCAGTTAACTCAAAAATTGGGTACACCATAGCAATGACAGGAGTGGTttatactattttttttaatgatatctTGCATCATTAATCGTTCATGTCAATAATACAACAGTCAATATTGTTGGCAATTACTTGATTTTTTTTGACACTAGAAAATTTAGAAACATTTTGGAAATGGTTTAGCTCTAGAAATGTTTTATGCACCACTTTTTTAGATTATTTGTTTTCTTCCTTTTGGAGTCTTCCCCATGTTGTGCACCAACTGTAGCCAAGAAGGCTCCCAGGCCGTTAATGCCAATTCATGATCATCCATTAGGAAATGTGAAAGACTAGGTCACCCTTAATTGCTCTTTCATTTGTCCCCTTCCTCCAAATGTGGTAGCTGCCTCTCAGTGCATCTCTGTGATAACAGTACTGAGCTCGGAAAATTCCACTCTGGGGAATTGCCAGCACAACTCACGTGCTGTTACTGTGTGCCACACTGGGTTGTTGTGTCAACCTGCTGTGCTCCATCTCGCCATACTGGTTATATTTTTTAATCAAATAAAagtacacattgtacataataaCCAGCACCAAAGGGTGAATTCTGCAAGAAACTTCTGAGTTTAGATGGCATTCATAAGCTGCTCAAGCTTCATGTCTTTTAGTTCCTGATGATGTCTGAACCTCTTAACTTAGATTGTGCTCATTCTCAGCGTGCTGTcattattctatgtaattcgtCACAGGAAAAGGTCAAGTTTACTAAAGGGTTGTTTTTCTTTTGACAGGGTCAAGCAAGGTCTCACAAGCAACCTGAAGTGCGATTCAGTGAAATTCCCTCAAGGTTACAACATGACTTCAGTGCTGACGGTGTGAAACCAAAGTACCAGGAGAGAGTTAATCAGATCCAGCTTGAATGGTCTGCAACTGCTGGAGTCTCCCCTACTTTTCAGAGTAATGCAGCAGATGTTGATGCTAGAAGGGAAGTAGCAAGCACTGCTAACACAAATTCCATTTCAGATCAATTCTGTGACTTTGcaaaatcacaactgaacaggtcTGTTCCTGGCTGTACCTGTAATCAGTTTATAAACAGTAATGTTGGACTGCCCATTGTTAATGCTAACCGGCTGGTGACTGCTAAATTGTCCCAGTCCATTGGTCACCCAGAACCCACAGTTATACAGACAAAATCAATGGACAAAAACAAAGAGCATTCAGAACCCACGGAACAGCCACGTGGGAGTGGGGCAGGAAAATCCTGCAGAAGAGACACCAAATGCTCTAAAAACCAGGTAGTGGACAGCTCTGCAGAGTGGGACAAAAATGATCAAAAGGGAACAGAGTTAGAATTTCATGGGACTGCAAAAGGCAAGAAAGACATTTTAGCAGGTCACAGTGCAAACACAGAGCCACTATCAAGATCATCTCCCTGTAGGCCCAGCACGATGAGTAGTCAAGAAAAGGATTCAAGTTCTGTAATGATTAGAATCCCAGTAAAACCACCAACTGCAGTGTCTACTGGCACCAGAACAAGAACAGGACGACTATCAAAAGCAATCTTGGATAAAAGCTTACAATCAGAACCAACGTGTGCTGAATCAAATGTTAAAAATGCTGATAATTGCAACTTTCCCAATGCTGGAGACGCTGTAAGTAACAGTAGGAGCCAGGTTAGCAGCAAGGTCATCAAGCAGCAAAGTAGAAGTGTGCAGAAGGAACTCGGTCAAATCAATCTAGCAGTGGGGAGAGCTGGTGAATTAGCTGACCTCTCAAATAGTGGAAGTAGGGTTAGGAAACCAACAGCGATATTGGCATCGCCTGTTTTCATAGATCCCACCAAAAACAGAAGAGGCTCGACAGAAATGAAGCATTCAAAACATTCAGCTAAAAACAGCACCATTTCTGCCAAATGTAAAACCTTAAGTCTTCTGAAGGAAAACAGTGTTGCGCAGGAAGAAAATACGGTTGTAGAGCCTCCTTCTGCCTATCCTATAACCCCAGCTAGTCCGCTGTATTCTAACACAGATAGTCTTACAGTCATTACTCCAGTGAAGAAGAAACGGGGAAGACCAAAGAAGCAGCCTTTACTTACTGTTGAGACTATACACGAAGGAACCGCCACTAGCCCAGTTAGCCCCATCTGTTGCGAGTCTCCCAATGGTAGTaagaaaaagaagaaaagaaaaagccCTGCTAAACTGATACAAATGGATTCCGTCACCTTGGAGCCTAATGATGTGGCATTTCCCAAAAAGGATGGGAAAATAAATCTCCTTGAtaagaaaacaatcaaaaccatcaATAAAATGAAAACCATTAAACGGAAGAATATTTTGAATCAAATTCTGTCTTATTCTAATAACACAGTACTAAAAAAGAAAGTACAGTCCTCCAGTGCTGTTTCAGCAATCTCGTCTGCCCTTGAGACCAAGTTAGGGAAACAGATCAATGTTAGCAAGAGAGGAACTATTTATATTGGCaaaaaaagaggaagaaaacCAAAAGCCATGGTACAGTTGCAGCAAAACGGAAACAAAGGTGCTGAGAAGTATTCAAAGCCAATTTCTGCCCATTCAGAAAATCCGACTGTGCCTTTTGGTTCACAGCTGACTGGAGCAGTGTCACCAACCACTGCGCAACCATCACCTCTCCAGGTAGTGGGGCCTGCAGGAAACCTCAGTCCTGTCAGCAGTGAGACCAACTTATCTGAGTCAAAGGCAATGCCAAACCTTCAGCCAATTAGTGCACTTCCTACAAAAACCCCAAAAAGCTTGCATGCAAGCACTTGGAAGTTGTCCCCACCAAGGCTTCTGGCAAACTCTCCTTCTCATTTATCTGAGGCAGCTTCTTTAAAGGAGATTACACTGTCACCTATCAGTGAGTCACACAGCGAGGAAACAATACCTAGCGATAGTGGAATTGGAACAGACAATAACAGCACTTCTGATCAAGCAGAGAAGAGTACAGAATCACGCCGCAAATACTCCTTTGACTTTTGCACACTTGATCCCTCAGAAGGTGCAGCAGTGGATCCTGGTGCAAAAGGAAAACACGGTCACAGACAGAAGCACCTGCTTGTAGATGATTATCGTATTCATGAAAATATGAAGAAACAGAAGCATAGACGGAAGAGAAAAAGTCTGCAGATGCAGAGCAGAGATGACCTGCAGTTCATAGCAGATCTAGAAGAATTAATTGCAAAGTTCCAGGTATTTCGCATTTCTCACAGAAGCTACTCTTTTTATCCCGATAACCCATATCCCAGTATTTTTAGGGTTAACTTTGATCACTACTACCCTGTGCCATACATTCATTATGACCCATTACACTATCTTCGCCGGACAGCTGATCTTAAGTCTAAGAAAAGGCGTGGTAGACCTCCTAAAGCCCAAGAGACTATGACAAAGGTGCCTTTCTTACAGGGTTTTGGGTACCCATTACCCAGCGGGAGTTACTATGCACCCTATGGCATGCCTTATACATCAATGCCTATTGCTACTGGTATGATGAACCTTGGGTATTATGGGCAGTATTCAGCTCCTTTTTACTTGTCTCATGCACTTGGGTCATCAACTCCCTTCATGAGACCTACGATGCCTCCACCCCAGTACCATGCCAGCTCCCACTTAAAAATGCCAACCACTGCCAAACACAAGGTAAAACATGCCATGCATTTGCAGCCTTCGATAGGGATGGATTTAAATACCGTACAGCCTTCTTTAACATCACAAAGAGGTGGTGGTACTGGAATGCCCAGCAGCCGAATTCATAAGCGCAAACATAAGCACAAACATAAGCATCGAGACGACCGGCTCATTGGGTCACGAGAAGACCTAGGTGAGCTCTTTGGGCGTAAATCTGATTTTGCTAAAACTTTAGTACATCAGAAACTAGAAGGTTGTGACAAAGATCTTATATTGGGTGCTGACAAAGGAAAACATAAGGAGAAACTGAGACAGCAGCATGTTGAACCGATGCACACAGGACAAAAGGCCTCAAAGAACATCTTTGACCTGGACACCTCATCAAAATTAGCCTTTTCTGACTTCCCACAATGGACAAGGACTACAGAAAAAAATGATTCCATCAGTGAGTCAATTGATGCCTGTGTAAGGAGGTACACAAGCACTGAGACCCGAACAAGGCGGGAGACCTCCATGGACCTGTATGGGGATCTGCACTCTGCAAGCAGCATGACTGAAAAGAGGGAAAGTGAATTAAGTGGGAGTAGAAAAAGGCACTTTGAGGGTTTTGGATCATATCGGGAGAAGAATGGACCTGTGCTAAGGACCAACAGGAAAGACTGGGGGAAAAATCCATATAATAGCCCTGAAGCACCAGGTAAAAACATGATTTTTAAAAGAATATAATAGTTCTAAAGTGTGTATGTGGCATCATTTAGATCTTTTAAGGTGCAATATATGCACATACATACAACATGTGATCCGTGTGTTTGAACATACCTCCGTTAATCTACTTAATCTGATCTGCCAAATAGCAATCAAGGCTTCAGAATTATACTGTATTTTTCAATGCAGCATGTTAACCAGGACTTCCTCCAGCTTTGAAATAAAATTAGCCTTTTACTAGGGGAGCCCTAAAATTGTTAGCTACGATAATAGGGTATCAATTTTACTAACTTCCAACAGTCGATCTGATTATGATTGTGCAATCACTTTTGTTATGTTTTGCATTTCATTAAAGACAttgaaaataataattttataatGACATGCAGTGGACTTGCAGGAATGGAATAAGATGTACCTGTACCTTTCAGTAAATTACCAGCATGTGGTACTTGAGAAGTGATATATGTATTTTTTAATAGATTTTTATCACAACTTTTAGCTTGGCAGAGCAATGCAGCTCTCACAACACCACTCTTTCAAACATCCCTAAGTGGTTTACATTTAGCTCCATGTCCTACAGGATGTAGGAGCTTGGGGCATGTTGATTGAGAGGCTGGTATTTGTGATAAATTCCATGCGGGAAAATTTTGTTTTATGGTCGATATTATTTAATAACTCATAGCATATCATAATTCCTTTGAGAGGTTTGTATTAATGTCTTCAGAAGTGCAAGGTAGGCTGAGCAAAAGTCTTCAGACCACAGAATATTGGCAAAACACTCTGTTCTGTCAGCAGAAATTCCATCCCACACAGAATTTGTCTTTTAATGTTTTCCAATGAGATTTAAATAACTACATACATCTTCTACCATCAATAAACATTGCACTTGAAGTTGAGTCTTTGTTGCACTTGAACTCCATAACcttattttaaaaatatcctTTGTAAACCTTTATTATATAAGATTAACagccatttgattttttttactcTAACTGAGATATTAGGGTGAAAAATTCATGTAAGGTGTACTTCTGTAGATAAATTTTGTACCTGAAGATTTAGGTATCagatttggaggaggggggtTAAAACACCCTTGTTGACATTCTTTAGATCCCAGATTTTATTGCGTTTAAATAG
The DNA window shown above is from Heptranchias perlo isolate sHepPer1 chromosome 1, sHepPer1.hap1, whole genome shotgun sequence and carries:
- the setbp1 gene encoding SET-binding protein; translated protein: MEQREAAMGCRQKPADGDFKSAGCSAKSAVSPGALMQSSGSQMNGGRQDQDDEESACGSQDSNSNTDSDKSMQGDGLEEHEFSIKEANFTDGSLKLKIQTTKRPKKPPKNLENYICPPEIKITIKQPGDQRNCRLSKSNKVSKEDEKKKKGQARSHKQPEVRFSEIPSRLQHDFSADGVKPKYQERVNQIQLEWSATAGVSPTFQSNAADVDARREVASTANTNSISDQFCDFAKSQLNRSVPGCTCNQFINSNVGLPIVNANRLVTAKLSQSIGHPEPTVIQTKSMDKNKEHSEPTEQPRGSGAGKSCRRDTKCSKNQVVDSSAEWDKNDQKGTELEFHGTAKGKKDILAGHSANTEPLSRSSPCRPSTMSSQEKDSSSVMIRIPVKPPTAVSTGTRTRTGRLSKAILDKSLQSEPTCAESNVKNADNCNFPNAGDAVSNSRSQVSSKVIKQQSRSVQKELGQINLAVGRAGELADLSNSGSRVRKPTAILASPVFIDPTKNRRGSTEMKHSKHSAKNSTISAKCKTLSLLKENSVAQEENTVVEPPSAYPITPASPLYSNTDSLTVITPVKKKRGRPKKQPLLTVETIHEGTATSPVSPICCESPNGSKKKKKRKSPAKLIQMDSVTLEPNDVAFPKKDGKINLLDKKTIKTINKMKTIKRKNILNQILSYSNNTVLKKKVQSSSAVSAISSALETKLGKQINVSKRGTIYIGKKRGRKPKAMVQLQQNGNKGAEKYSKPISAHSENPTVPFGSQLTGAVSPTTAQPSPLQVVGPAGNLSPVSSETNLSESKAMPNLQPISALPTKTPKSLHASTWKLSPPRLLANSPSHLSEAASLKEITLSPISESHSEETIPSDSGIGTDNNSTSDQAEKSTESRRKYSFDFCTLDPSEGAAVDPGAKGKHGHRQKHLLVDDYRIHENMKKQKHRRKRKSLQMQSRDDLQFIADLEELIAKFQVFRISHRSYSFYPDNPYPSIFRVNFDHYYPVPYIHYDPLHYLRRTADLKSKKRRGRPPKAQETMTKVPFLQGFGYPLPSGSYYAPYGMPYTSMPIATGMMNLGYYGQYSAPFYLSHALGSSTPFMRPTMPPPQYHASSHLKMPTTAKHKVKHAMHLQPSIGMDLNTVQPSLTSQRGGGTGMPSSRIHKRKHKHKHKHRDDRLIGSREDLGELFGRKSDFAKTLVHQKLEGCDKDLILGADKGKHKEKLRQQHVEPMHTGQKASKNIFDLDTSSKLAFSDFPQWTRTTEKNDSISESIDACVRRYTSTETRTRRETSMDLYGDLHSASSMTEKRESELSGSRKRHFEGFGSYREKNGPVLRTNRKDWGKNPYNSPEAPGLMSSHSKLDQMTLHKNDSGLSIVTRKKAVSTESVTVSTLTSSPLPSPSPSCESVQSLSSSPRRKLKRREIEAIQCEVRKMCNYDKILATKKNLDHVNKILKAKRLQRQSKTGNNIVKKRRGRPRKHPVQPDDDFTDQMPVLEKCVDLPSKRGLRYSLAPEMLASASQDTIMDTIEAVICMVQQQEPKSEKGTKRKQKEEVGQKVKRHRKSKENEKEAITTNSKRYNSLNISATSYQSTASNH